Proteins found in one Legionella pneumophila subsp. pascullei genomic segment:
- a CDS encoding YybH family protein: protein MNSDAHKENEVAIIHKLIEDYANAARDKDINKIMFHYAQDIRSFDAVSQLQFKGIDDYRKHWETCLSFCPGSTVFEVHELETVIDGNLAVSCYLTYCGGTNEKGETQGGWMRGTMVHRKMNGKWKIIHEHYSVPFDMKTGNTLFDLKP from the coding sequence ATGAACTCTGATGCCCATAAGGAAAATGAGGTGGCAATAATTCATAAGCTCATTGAAGATTACGCCAATGCAGCTCGTGACAAAGACATCAATAAAATTATGTTCCACTATGCACAAGATATTCGTTCATTTGATGCGGTATCTCAGCTTCAGTTTAAGGGAATTGATGATTATAGAAAGCATTGGGAAACCTGCCTTTCATTCTGTCCGGGTTCTACAGTATTTGAAGTGCATGAATTAGAAACTGTGATAGATGGCAATTTAGCGGTTTCCTGTTATTTGACTTATTGCGGAGGAACTAACGAAAAGGGTGAAACACAAGGAGGGTGGATGCGCGGCACAATGGTACACCGCAAAATGAATGGAAAATGGAAAATCATTCATGAACATTATTCTGTTCCATTTGACATGAAAACAGGAAATACCTTA
- a CDS encoding peptide MFS transporter, with protein MIKIIREMPGGVAALCLIQAFSTFSYAIQYSSLALFITKQLGIANSSANGIVGLFLSFSYIFQLIGGVIGSRFISNRLLFVTTILIQNMGLFFLAQAHPSTLNIGLSLFMVGSGLNITSSNSMLTQCFLPQDDRRESAFFLSYAGMNIGYCAGYIACGFFDYSNQYQYLFYASILTNSIALLIIMKNWTYLGDKNSPSSNHNQQNRFFIKNILAMAFISLLIPFMWVCFEFANFSNGLVIITCLFMFLIIFILGLKQKSSSNRKKMMAYLILAISSVLFWMIYLTGPMGVTLFVKNNVDKHLFTFELATQWIKNINPVVIILGAPMMAMLVNKLKAKGFHVSVPVQFSCSFVFLSLSFLCLIFGIICSNSYGYISVYWIIGHHILQGMSELLLGPVGYALIGRIAPPNLQGILMGTWMLVTGVAASFSQYFSNAMVQSESVDPLITNQDFLTVFKQLGLWSLLCAILLYFVSGKLTRIINGAQDNKPVNESKVLPIPHSN; from the coding sequence ATGATTAAAATAATTCGGGAAATGCCAGGCGGAGTTGCTGCACTTTGCTTAATCCAGGCATTTTCGACTTTTTCATACGCTATTCAATATTCTTCGCTTGCACTTTTTATTACCAAACAACTAGGAATTGCAAATTCATCTGCCAATGGCATAGTGGGACTGTTTTTAAGTTTCAGCTATATTTTTCAACTAATCGGCGGTGTCATCGGGAGTCGTTTTATAAGTAACAGGTTGCTATTTGTTACAACTATTCTTATTCAAAACATGGGGTTATTCTTTTTAGCCCAAGCGCACCCCTCCACGCTTAATATAGGCTTAAGTTTGTTTATGGTAGGTTCAGGTTTGAATATTACTTCCAGCAACAGCATGCTTACTCAATGTTTTTTACCCCAGGATGATCGCAGAGAAAGCGCATTTTTTCTCAGTTATGCTGGCATGAATATCGGTTATTGCGCAGGCTATATAGCCTGCGGTTTTTTTGATTACTCCAACCAGTATCAATATTTGTTCTATGCAAGCATCCTGACCAATTCCATTGCATTATTGATTATTATGAAAAATTGGACATACCTTGGCGATAAAAATTCACCATCATCCAATCACAATCAACAAAACCGGTTTTTCATAAAAAATATTCTGGCAATGGCTTTCATTTCGCTTCTTATTCCCTTTATGTGGGTATGTTTTGAATTTGCAAACTTTAGTAATGGATTGGTTATAATTACCTGTTTATTCATGTTTCTTATCATCTTTATCCTGGGATTGAAACAAAAATCCTCTTCCAATAGGAAAAAAATGATGGCCTATTTGATTTTGGCAATCAGTTCAGTTTTATTTTGGATGATTTATCTAACTGGGCCAATGGGCGTAACTCTTTTTGTCAAAAATAATGTGGATAAACATCTTTTTACATTTGAATTGGCTACTCAATGGATAAAAAACATTAATCCCGTGGTCATTATTTTAGGAGCGCCAATGATGGCCATGCTTGTTAATAAATTAAAAGCAAAAGGTTTTCACGTTTCTGTTCCCGTGCAATTTTCTTGTTCCTTCGTGTTTTTATCCTTGTCCTTTTTATGTCTTATATTTGGAATTATTTGTTCAAATTCCTATGGGTACATCAGCGTATACTGGATCATAGGCCATCATATCTTGCAGGGAATGTCTGAGTTGCTTCTTGGTCCTGTTGGTTATGCATTAATTGGAAGAATAGCTCCCCCAAATTTACAAGGGATTTTAATGGGTACCTGGATGTTGGTTACAGGTGTCGCAGCCTCTTTTTCCCAGTATTTCTCCAATGCCATGGTGCAATCAGAATCTGTAGACCCTCTAATTACAAATCAGGATTTTCTAACTGTATTTAAGCAATTGGGACTATGGTCTTTACTCTGTGCGATCTTGTTATATTTTGTTTCAGGTAAATTAACCAGGATAATAAATGGTGCACAAGACAATAAGCCTGTTAATGAGAGCAAGGTTCTGCCAATACCTCACTCCAACTAA
- a CDS encoding RtcB family protein, whose product MDLSLLKKINDFEWQIPQHGKMLVPGVIFASEQLILDMDMKVYEQLSNVATLPGIVSSAYAMPDAHWGYGFPIGGVAAFDPDEGGVISAGGVGFDISCGVRLLSTGLKRDELEFVKFSLADALFAHIPAGVGSRSGIHLTIKQLDDMMRGGAQWAVKQGYGELADLERIEDRGCVEGAIPDFVSEHAKKRQKNEMGTLGSGNHYLEVQEVKQIYCSDTATALNLNEGDIVVSIHCGSRGLGHQIGTDYLRSMVIESQHYGIKLADKELACAPIHSKLGENYLGAMRAGINCALANREIITHFMRNVFQDILPGTQIDLIYDVSHNTCKEEFHEVDGKKRRLFIHRKGATRALGPGHPNLPKSVSHLGQPVIIGGSMGTSSYVLAGVKSSEQKSFSSACHGAGRAMSRHQAMKKWNGRDIVDKLAQQGILIRSGSYRGVAEEAPGAYKDVHSIVDAAEMSGLAKKVAKLIPVICVKG is encoded by the coding sequence ATGGATTTAAGCCTCTTGAAAAAAATAAACGATTTTGAATGGCAAATACCGCAACATGGAAAGATGTTGGTACCAGGGGTTATTTTTGCTTCAGAACAGCTGATTCTTGATATGGATATGAAGGTTTATGAACAGTTATCTAATGTTGCTACCTTGCCAGGAATTGTATCTAGTGCCTATGCTATGCCTGATGCGCATTGGGGATATGGTTTTCCGATTGGTGGTGTGGCTGCTTTTGATCCAGATGAGGGAGGTGTCATTTCAGCAGGTGGTGTGGGTTTTGACATTTCATGCGGGGTAAGACTCCTATCGACCGGATTGAAGCGAGATGAATTGGAGTTCGTCAAATTTAGCCTTGCAGATGCTTTATTTGCACATATTCCAGCTGGAGTAGGTAGTAGAAGCGGCATTCATTTAACTATAAAACAGCTGGATGATATGATGCGAGGAGGCGCGCAGTGGGCAGTCAAACAAGGGTATGGTGAGCTTGCTGATTTGGAGCGTATCGAAGATCGCGGTTGTGTGGAAGGGGCTATTCCTGATTTTGTTTCTGAGCATGCTAAAAAGCGCCAGAAAAATGAAATGGGAACCTTGGGTTCAGGGAATCATTATCTCGAGGTGCAGGAAGTCAAGCAAATCTACTGTTCCGATACAGCGACTGCTTTAAATTTGAATGAAGGGGATATTGTAGTTAGCATACATTGCGGTTCCAGAGGATTAGGTCATCAAATTGGTACTGATTATCTCCGTTCCATGGTTATTGAATCACAACATTACGGTATCAAGCTGGCTGATAAAGAATTGGCTTGTGCCCCTATTCATTCAAAACTAGGAGAAAATTATTTAGGCGCGATGAGAGCTGGAATTAATTGTGCTTTAGCCAACAGAGAAATCATCACTCATTTTATGCGCAATGTGTTTCAGGATATTTTACCTGGCACTCAGATTGATCTTATCTATGATGTTTCTCACAATACTTGCAAAGAAGAATTTCATGAGGTGGATGGCAAGAAAAGGCGCTTATTTATTCATCGAAAAGGCGCAACTCGTGCTTTGGGCCCGGGTCATCCAAACTTACCTAAATCCGTTTCCCACTTAGGTCAACCAGTGATTATTGGAGGGAGTATGGGAACAAGCTCTTATGTATTAGCAGGAGTCAAAAGTTCTGAGCAAAAATCTTTTAGCTCCGCATGTCATGGTGCAGGTCGCGCTATGAGTCGTCATCAGGCAATGAAGAAATGGAATGGGAGAGATATAGTAGATAAATTGGCTCAACAAGGGATTTTAATTCGTAGTGGGTCATACCGTGGTGTTGCTGAAGAAGCGCCTGGAGCTTATAAAGACGTTCATTCGATTGTTGATGCCGCTGAAATGTCAGGTTTGGCAAAAAAAGTTGCCAAATTAATTCCTGTCATTTGTGTCAAAGGTTAA
- a CDS encoding archease, translating into MLPLNKCWEHFTHEADIGVRGIGPTLADAFEMGALSLTNVVTDTTLVKPVLSKKIHCEAPDEEILFTDWLNAVIYNMQIHNMLFCEFHVKLNRFALDAVIKGEKVDQKKHQPVVEVKGATYTELKVYKNNDTWIAQCVVDV; encoded by the coding sequence TTGTTACCATTAAATAAATGCTGGGAACATTTCACTCATGAGGCAGATATTGGAGTCCGAGGAATCGGGCCTACTCTCGCAGATGCCTTTGAAATGGGGGCTTTGTCATTAACGAATGTAGTTACTGATACAACCCTGGTCAAACCTGTTCTATCAAAAAAAATTCATTGCGAAGCACCCGATGAGGAAATTTTATTTACTGATTGGCTAAATGCTGTAATTTATAATATGCAAATTCATAATATGCTGTTTTGTGAGTTTCATGTAAAACTCAATCGCTTTGCTTTGGATGCGGTCATTAAGGGTGAAAAAGTTGATCAAAAAAAGCATCAACCAGTTGTCGAGGTCAAAGGTGCCACCTATACTGAATTAAAAGTGTACAAAAACAATGATACCTGGATAGCTCAGTGTGTTGTTGATGTATAA
- a CDS encoding alginate O-acetyltransferase AlgX-related protein, translated as MRIFSKLSDRLVIFAFLVIIFVPGIGMFFEKQADEVRALLNREPHQLPPINIKKIGRTDFKGIENWFVDHTLFMTSLSKFWSHVVYQLGASIKPGQAILGKEDWLFLGNDYAASIDQYTGRNQPTDEEILLKLSVLKQMNQLANQSKIPFLVVIAPDKHEIYPEYLPANIHKSPNKNRLDLLQEGMFARGIDFINLRQKEIEAKNTLGKQYGDLYLKGDSHWNYVGAYVAYQAISDYMQQKGLQSRQLQFNFIPRETTYSDLTNFLQLTHIKSNNPLPDVSNLKIDLFGRDIYGKEIKLDDFQGNPNGVILIAPYENINKAVPNRQTCLLIGDSFSESLSFYFHNDFYNTVRIHSGNTSWNLSDLIQKYHPDLIVYEKVERDLLYPLVNFQTTATQVNLEIPKQVLKARGGLDKFKIGADTISVSGWAYIPNLDAGNGEVFLKLSMGTQTYLYSMNKMQKQSVNLAFKQDGKHLDLSGFNGVISRKDLPSGQYQVSLIVTNDHVMGEIELPGTYTLG; from the coding sequence ATGCGTATTTTTTCCAAGCTTTCAGATCGCCTGGTCATTTTTGCGTTTCTGGTAATCATTTTTGTACCAGGGATTGGTATGTTTTTTGAAAAACAAGCTGATGAAGTGAGGGCTTTATTAAATAGAGAACCACATCAGCTCCCACCCATTAATATAAAAAAAATAGGTCGTACTGATTTTAAGGGTATTGAAAATTGGTTTGTTGATCATACCTTATTCATGACATCGCTGAGTAAATTCTGGAGTCACGTCGTATACCAGCTTGGGGCCAGCATAAAACCAGGGCAAGCAATTTTAGGGAAAGAAGACTGGTTGTTTTTGGGCAATGATTACGCCGCATCCATCGATCAATACACAGGGAGAAATCAACCCACGGACGAAGAAATTCTTCTGAAATTGTCTGTATTAAAACAGATGAATCAACTGGCTAACCAAAGTAAAATCCCTTTTCTAGTGGTGATTGCTCCAGATAAACATGAGATTTATCCTGAATATTTACCGGCTAACATTCATAAAAGCCCCAATAAGAACAGGCTTGATCTTTTGCAAGAAGGCATGTTTGCTCGAGGGATTGATTTTATCAATTTGAGACAAAAGGAAATTGAAGCCAAAAATACCCTTGGCAAACAGTATGGTGACCTTTATTTAAAGGGCGATAGTCACTGGAATTATGTTGGTGCTTATGTTGCTTACCAGGCAATATCAGACTATATGCAGCAAAAAGGATTACAGAGCAGACAATTACAATTTAATTTCATACCTCGAGAAACCACCTATTCAGATCTCACCAATTTTCTTCAGTTGACGCATATCAAATCCAACAATCCTCTTCCTGATGTTTCGAATTTAAAAATCGATTTATTTGGCAGAGATATTTATGGAAAAGAAATTAAGTTGGATGATTTCCAAGGTAACCCAAATGGTGTAATCCTTATTGCCCCTTACGAGAATATTAATAAAGCCGTACCAAATAGACAAACCTGTTTATTAATAGGAGACAGCTTCTCAGAATCTCTAAGTTTTTATTTTCATAATGATTTTTATAATACAGTGCGTATTCATTCAGGTAATACTTCCTGGAATTTGTCCGATTTAATTCAAAAATATCATCCTGATTTGATTGTTTATGAAAAAGTCGAGCGTGATTTGCTCTATCCTCTCGTTAATTTTCAAACGACAGCAACTCAAGTGAATCTTGAGATACCCAAACAGGTTTTAAAGGCCAGGGGAGGCCTCGATAAATTCAAGATTGGCGCAGATACTATCTCTGTCAGTGGGTGGGCTTATATTCCCAATTTGGATGCTGGAAATGGAGAAGTGTTTTTAAAGTTGTCGATGGGAACTCAAACTTATTTATACAGTATGAATAAAATGCAAAAACAAAGTGTTAATCTTGCTTTTAAGCAGGATGGTAAGCACCTTGATTTGTCAGGATTTAATGGAGTTATCTCACGTAAAGATTTGCCTTCAGGTCAATATCAAGTATCACTCATTGTCACAAACGATCATGTGATGGGCGAAATTGAGCTCCCGGGCACTTATACTTTAGGTTAG
- a CDS encoding MBOAT family O-acyltransferase translates to MVFSSLIFLFLFLPCLNLTYLVCFKSIKWQNFVLMLFSLSFYYWGEKDHIFIMLACILINYLCGLFIEDSKKPGQRKIYLITSVSASLAMLMYFKYFNFFLDSLNSAFDLNVMGISKIVLPLGISFYTFHALSYVVDVYWKKVPAERNFVTFVCYVSFFPQLVAGPIVRYADIRHSFYQRYITRAGVRNGILRFCFGLAKKVLIANEVAKLADYVFYLPANELTFWVAWLGAIAYALQIYFDFSGYSDMAIGLGLMFGFKYKENFNFPYNALSIQEFWRKWHISLSSWFRDYLYIPLGGSYKSRFRTQINLIIVFGLCGLWHGANYTFIVWGLFHGFFLILERTHFGYFIKKLPKVIRHGYVLSVVTIGWVFFREDNIQSALGFLKTMFVPAEFNIDSIAACINIILIFAFIMGIILALGFNSRIRDSLILSRNKNWIIAYKQSSKVLGILLLLVSILLLSTNSYNPFLYFRF, encoded by the coding sequence ATGGTTTTTTCATCTTTAATATTTCTTTTTTTATTTCTTCCGTGCCTTAACCTGACTTATCTAGTCTGTTTTAAAAGTATCAAGTGGCAAAATTTTGTTTTAATGCTCTTTAGCTTGTCCTTTTATTATTGGGGTGAGAAAGATCATATCTTTATTATGCTTGCGTGTATTTTGATAAATTACCTATGTGGCCTATTTATTGAGGACAGCAAAAAACCAGGGCAACGAAAAATCTATTTGATTACATCGGTTAGCGCATCACTGGCCATGCTCATGTATTTTAAGTATTTTAATTTTTTTCTTGACTCACTGAACAGTGCCTTTGACTTAAATGTCATGGGAATCAGTAAAATTGTGCTGCCTCTTGGAATAAGTTTTTATACTTTTCATGCCTTAAGTTATGTTGTTGATGTGTATTGGAAAAAAGTACCAGCAGAACGTAATTTTGTTACTTTCGTTTGTTATGTATCCTTTTTCCCACAATTGGTGGCAGGACCAATCGTTCGCTATGCAGATATAAGACATTCTTTTTATCAGAGATATATAACGCGTGCAGGGGTACGTAATGGAATTCTGCGTTTTTGTTTTGGCTTGGCAAAAAAGGTTCTTATCGCCAATGAGGTAGCAAAACTTGCTGATTATGTATTTTATTTGCCTGCCAATGAGTTGACTTTTTGGGTAGCCTGGCTCGGAGCTATAGCCTATGCTCTGCAAATTTATTTTGATTTTTCTGGCTATTCTGATATGGCAATAGGTCTTGGTTTGATGTTTGGGTTTAAATACAAGGAAAATTTTAATTTTCCCTATAATGCCTTATCTATACAGGAATTTTGGCGGAAATGGCATATCTCATTATCAAGCTGGTTCCGAGATTATTTATATATACCACTGGGAGGGAGTTATAAGTCCAGGTTTCGAACACAGATTAACTTGATCATTGTATTTGGCTTGTGTGGCTTATGGCATGGTGCTAATTATACTTTTATTGTTTGGGGTTTATTTCATGGGTTTTTCCTTATTCTGGAAAGAACCCATTTTGGTTATTTTATAAAAAAATTACCTAAGGTCATTCGCCATGGTTATGTACTATCTGTTGTGACAATCGGATGGGTATTTTTCAGGGAAGATAATATTCAGTCGGCACTGGGATTCCTGAAAACAATGTTTGTGCCTGCTGAGTTCAATATCGATTCCATAGCAGCATGCATTAATATTATCCTCATTTTTGCTTTTATTATGGGTATTATACTTGCGTTAGGATTTAACAGCAGAATAAGGGATAGTCTCATTTTAAGCAGAAATAAAAACTGGATTATAGCGTACAAACAATCCAGTAAGGTCTTGGGAATACTGCTTTTACTTGTTTCAATATTATTATTAAGTACTAACTCTTATAACCCTTTCCTTTATTTTAGGTTTTGA
- the wip gene encoding Dot/Icm T4SS effector Wip, whose translation MNQMVLFIIFIIHCYFSQSFAEQEKPYNELYVKQANLKQYPREINSYPPGVEITIGDLHGNALKLLYFLIRNDVIKMDKEDYKLFVTIYQKNPDELTTKDLSFFQIIINSAEINTQHKIRFLGDDLCDRGMNDYYTLAIYKKLDQANVPFDVILSNHGNFFLTAYERPEQSFNYNPYGEGENESTVQSMLNMGRLIDRGLIDKQDILEMIQNHYLKHIVLPGYTHNKDKNELTIYTHAPIDLGIISLLANDLQVPFNDSNLHELTKSLDAINSKIKQWILSNTFSKHYKELNDEHHQANTASPIKQILWNRDYSILHRDANPNNKLYGINYVHGHDSMPNVFDLDNLFGKGEDFYKGPYAVHITHA comes from the coding sequence ATGAACCAAATGGTACTTTTCATCATTTTTATTATTCATTGTTATTTTTCTCAATCATTCGCCGAACAGGAAAAACCATACAATGAACTGTACGTCAAGCAAGCAAACCTGAAGCAATATCCCAGGGAAATCAATAGTTATCCGCCTGGTGTAGAAATCACTATTGGTGATTTGCATGGAAATGCATTGAAATTGCTCTATTTTTTAATTCGCAATGATGTGATTAAAATGGATAAAGAGGACTATAAGTTATTTGTGACTATCTACCAAAAAAATCCTGATGAACTGACAACAAAAGATTTATCCTTTTTCCAAATCATAATCAATTCCGCTGAAATCAATACCCAACACAAGATACGTTTTCTGGGAGATGATCTATGTGATCGCGGTATGAATGACTATTACACTTTGGCTATTTATAAAAAGCTCGACCAGGCCAATGTCCCTTTTGATGTGATTCTATCTAATCACGGCAACTTTTTTTTAACAGCCTATGAAAGGCCTGAGCAATCTTTTAACTACAATCCTTACGGTGAAGGTGAAAACGAATCCACAGTGCAATCCATGCTGAATATGGGAAGACTCATTGATCGGGGATTGATTGATAAACAGGACATTTTGGAAATGATTCAAAATCATTACTTGAAACATATAGTACTTCCTGGCTATACGCATAATAAAGATAAAAATGAGCTTACTATTTATACTCATGCACCCATCGATTTAGGAATAATCTCATTATTAGCTAATGATCTGCAAGTTCCTTTTAATGACTCAAACTTGCATGAATTAACCAAAAGTCTTGACGCAATTAACTCCAAAATTAAACAATGGATCCTCTCTAACACGTTCTCTAAGCATTACAAGGAACTTAACGACGAACACCATCAGGCCAACACAGCAAGTCCTATTAAGCAAATATTGTGGAATCGTGATTATTCTATCCTCCATCGCGACGCTAATCCCAATAACAAACTCTATGGCATTAATTATGTTCATGGCCATGACTCTATGCCCAATGTGTTTGATCTGGATAACTTATTTGGGAAAGGAGAGGATTTTTACAAAGGACCTTATGCTGTTCATATTACGCATGCCTAA
- a CDS encoding murein L,D-transpeptidase catalytic domain family protein: protein MIIYLLWLLAVTSFNFSTSTIPVSKADPQGSLLYSEIPSIKMPLNEIKTMLQNEGNSLQPAVIDKVITTIQCANAYHVDRNNILTIIDYSMPSNQKRLWVFDLDKKELLFHTYVSHGIKSGTLLTDKFSNKFDSKASSIGVYKTEQVYYGREGLSLRLVGLDTKFNDNAFNRYIVMHGGWYMDEQFIKRYGRPGRSWGCPALPLPIKKQIIDTIKDNSLLVVYYPSDEWFNKSKFLNCSKQKSDQVAINRLSETKAPVDDEIREDILFVDLNKNNSREEHEPIITMSADNYERIFHSQPPLSRMLRRQINNAEYIALSNEEFNKLVLQGNREGLGEIHLVIPVIIMEHGYYETQMQIVNMGKIKEVRPNSDTSRVTQQPAKSYKIDFESKPALNLKTTNRFIRWLGL, encoded by the coding sequence ATGATTATTTATCTGCTATGGTTATTAGCAGTAACATCATTTAATTTTTCAACGTCTACGATTCCAGTGTCAAAAGCCGATCCCCAAGGGAGTCTTTTATATAGTGAAATACCCTCAATCAAGATGCCTTTGAATGAAATAAAAACAATGTTACAAAACGAGGGAAATTCTCTTCAACCTGCCGTTATTGATAAGGTGATAACGACTATTCAATGCGCTAATGCTTATCATGTGGATAGAAATAATATATTGACCATTATCGATTATTCCATGCCTTCTAATCAAAAACGGTTATGGGTATTTGATTTGGATAAAAAAGAATTATTATTTCATACTTATGTATCTCATGGGATAAAATCAGGGACTCTTTTAACGGATAAATTTTCAAATAAATTTGATAGTAAGGCCAGCAGTATTGGTGTTTATAAAACAGAGCAAGTCTATTATGGTCGAGAAGGATTGTCTTTACGATTAGTGGGTTTGGATACCAAGTTTAATGATAACGCCTTTAATCGGTATATTGTTATGCATGGCGGATGGTATATGGATGAACAATTCATCAAAAGATATGGTCGGCCTGGCCGTAGTTGGGGCTGTCCTGCGTTACCTTTGCCAATTAAAAAACAAATTATTGATACTATAAAAGATAATTCTTTACTGGTTGTTTATTATCCTAGCGATGAGTGGTTTAATAAGTCGAAATTTTTAAATTGCAGTAAACAGAAATCTGATCAAGTCGCTATTAACAGGCTTTCTGAGACTAAAGCTCCTGTTGACGATGAAATACGGGAAGATATTTTATTTGTGGATCTTAATAAAAATAATAGTCGTGAAGAGCATGAGCCTATTATTACTATGTCAGCAGATAATTATGAGCGTATTTTTCATTCTCAACCTCCTTTATCCCGCATGTTAAGACGCCAAATTAACAATGCCGAATACATTGCTTTAAGTAATGAAGAATTTAACAAACTGGTGCTTCAGGGAAACAGGGAAGGTTTGGGAGAAATTCATCTTGTAATACCTGTCATTATTATGGAGCATGGCTATTATGAAACCCAAATGCAGATCGTCAATATGGGTAAGATTAAGGAAGTTCGACCCAATTCTGATACATCACGAGTTACTCAGCAGCCAGCTAAAAGCTATAAAATAGATTTTGAATCAAAACCAGCCCTCAATTTAAAAACGACAAACCGCTTTATTCGATGGTTAGGGCTATAA
- a CDS encoding zinc-binding alcohol dehydrogenase family protein: MKAIGYYQSLPITDNNSLMDLDVPLPKATGHDILVEIKAVAVNPVDTKVRRNAQPEPHQPKILGWDAAGVVTEIGSEVTMFKPGDEVWYAGDLTRPGSNCEFHLVDERIAAKKPKSLSFQEAAALPLTSLTAWELLFDRLQLSAEDKGVLLITGAAGGVGSILVQLARQLTQLTIIGTGARSESIQWILDNGVHHVIDHTKDMKAQLRNLHYSEVDYVISLTHSDQHAKSLVEVLKPQGKFALIDDPQDLDIKLFKLKSISIHWEMMYTRSMFKTPDMIRQHDILTEVARLVDAGKIKTTIAECLGLINAENLRRAHALLESGTSRGKIVLNGFKSI, encoded by the coding sequence ATGAAAGCAATAGGCTACTACCAGTCTTTACCCATTACAGATAATAACTCCTTAATGGACCTGGATGTTCCTCTTCCCAAAGCAACTGGTCACGATATTTTAGTTGAAATCAAAGCTGTTGCAGTGAATCCTGTAGATACCAAGGTGCGCCGTAATGCTCAACCCGAGCCCCATCAACCCAAGATATTAGGTTGGGATGCTGCTGGGGTAGTCACTGAAATTGGCTCGGAAGTGACTATGTTTAAACCGGGCGATGAAGTATGGTATGCGGGTGATTTAACCAGACCAGGGTCTAATTGTGAGTTTCATTTGGTTGACGAACGCATTGCGGCCAAAAAACCGAAATCATTAAGCTTTCAAGAGGCTGCAGCACTTCCATTAACCAGTTTAACAGCTTGGGAACTTTTATTTGATAGATTGCAATTATCAGCAGAAGATAAAGGTGTTCTATTAATTACCGGAGCGGCTGGGGGAGTTGGTTCTATTTTGGTACAACTGGCAAGGCAACTTACCCAGTTAACCATCATAGGCACAGGAGCACGTTCTGAGTCAATTCAGTGGATCCTGGATAACGGGGTTCACCATGTCATTGATCATACTAAAGACATGAAAGCTCAATTGCGGAATTTACATTATTCTGAAGTGGATTATGTGATCAGTTTGACCCATAGTGATCAACATGCCAAATCATTAGTTGAGGTCCTGAAACCACAAGGTAAATTTGCTTTGATAGATGATCCTCAGGATTTGGATATTAAACTATTTAAATTGAAGAGTATTTCTATTCACTGGGAAATGATGTACACCCGCTCTATGTTTAAAACTCCTGATATGATTAGGCAACATGATATTTTAACAGAGGTGGCCAGATTGGTGGATGCTGGCAAAATCAAGACAACAATTGCCGAGTGCCTGGGGTTGATCAATGCTGAAAACTTAAGAAGAGCACATGCTCTATTGGAAAGTGGTACTTCCAGAGGCAAGATCGTTTTGAATGGATTCAAGTCAATTTAG
- a CDS encoding YbhB/YbcL family Raf kinase inhibitor-like protein produces the protein MVILKNLILTLIISALLVTPCFSAGLTLESPAFASNAVIPQKFTCSGLNYSPPLIWHDPNLGTQSYVLIVHDPDAPTGNWIHWVLFNIPAQVKQLAEGTATLAGATSGLNSWNTSGYSGPCPPTGTHRYYFTLYALDTYLNLGPDATAQDVVNAMKGDVIDTTELVGLYSKNSSQ, from the coding sequence ATGGTCATATTAAAAAATCTCATCTTGACATTAATAATCTCTGCATTACTTGTTACGCCGTGTTTTTCTGCAGGATTAACATTGGAAAGTCCGGCATTTGCATCCAATGCCGTCATTCCTCAAAAATTCACATGCAGCGGCTTAAATTATTCTCCTCCATTAATATGGCATGATCCCAATCTGGGCACTCAATCTTATGTGTTAATAGTGCATGATCCTGATGCCCCTACAGGTAATTGGATACATTGGGTCTTGTTTAATATCCCTGCTCAAGTGAAACAACTTGCTGAAGGCACAGCAACTCTGGCTGGAGCAACCAGCGGGTTAAACAGCTGGAATACTTCCGGTTACAGCGGTCCCTGCCCACCCACAGGTACACACCGTTACTATTTTACACTCTACGCATTAGACACTTACCTTAATCTTGGCCCGGATGCCACTGCTCAAGATGTGGTGAACGCCATGAAAGGCGATGTCATAGACACAACTGAATTAGTAGGACTTTATAGTAAGAATTCATCGCAATGA